The following proteins are co-located in the Triticum aestivum cultivar Chinese Spring chromosome 1A, IWGSC CS RefSeq v2.1, whole genome shotgun sequence genome:
- the LOC123051169 gene encoding beta-fructofuranosidase, insoluble isoenzyme 1-like, translating into MWNPLWVLGPWLLLLLLQLADGSMEAVVPSPSVPSFVTNPLLRTGYHFQPPKNWINDPNGPLYYKGWYHLFYQYNPKGADWVNTLWAHSVSRDLINWNVLGLALEPSIRSDQYGVWSGSATILLDGTPVLVYTGIDRPDTPYQVQNVAIPKNKSDPLLREWVKPDYNPIIVPDSGMNVTQFRDPSTAWHIDGQWGILVGGEKGSHGQAYVYRSTDFKHWVRAKHPLHSAINGMWECLDFFPVLMQGKKGLDTSDHSGRVKYVLKSSLEKARYDYYTIGTYNSRTERYVPDDLNGDYHRLRYDYGKFYASKTFFDPARQRRVLVGWANESDTVPDDIAKGWSGIHAIPRKIWLDPGGKQLVQWPIEEVEQLRRKSVSVTNKVVKPRNHFEVKGLETYQADVEVSFEIPNLERAEPFDHAFSNDAQKLCRMKGADNKGGVGPFGLWVLASANLEEKTAVFFRIFRDGHGKPVVLMCTDPTKSSLGHDLDKPTYAGFVNADVSSSGEISLRSLIDHSVVESFGAGGRTCIISRVYPSIAVGQNAHLYVFNNGDVDVKVSRLKAWEMESSKMNNTSA; encoded by the exons ATGTGGAATCCGCTATGGGTCCTCGGGCCATGGTTGCTACTGCTCCTTCTGCAGCTCGCCGACGGCAGCATGGAGGCCGTGGTGCCCTCGCCGTCAGTGCCTAGCTTCGTGACCAACCCCTTGCTCAGGACAGGGTATCACTTCCAGCCGCCCAAAAACTGGATTAACG ATCCGAATG GGCCACTATACTACAAGGGATGGTACCACTTGTTTTACCAGTACAACCCCAAAGGTGCCGATTGGGTCAATACACTTTGGGCTCACTCGGTTTCACGCGACCTCATCAACTGGAACGTTCTTGGTTTAGCCCTCGAGCCAAGCATCCGATCTGACCAGTATGGCGTTTGGTCTGGCTCCGCAACAATCCTCCTTGATGGCACACCAGTGTTGGTGTACACAGGGATCGACCGGCCGGACACTCCCTACCAGGTGCAGAACGTTGCCATCCCCAAGAACAAGTCCGACCCACTACTTAGGGAGTGGGTCAAACCAGACTACAATCCGATCATAGTGCCGGATTCGGGCATGAATGTGACACAATTTCGTGACCCGAGCACGGCTTGGCACATAGATGGCCAATGGGGCATACTCGTAGGCGGAGAGAAGGGCTCCCATGGTCAGGCATATGTGTATCGAAGCACCGACTTCAAGCATTGGGTTCGAGCCAAGCACCCACTTCACTCCGCAATCAACGGTATGTGGGAGTGCCTCGACTTCTTTCCGGTGCTCATGCAAGGGAAGAAAGGTCTCGACACATCCGATCATAGTGGCAGAGTCAAGTATGTGCTCAAGAGTAGCCTCGAGAAGGCTCGGTATGACTACTACACCATCGGAACCTATAATAGTAGGACAGAGCGTTATGTGCCTGACGATCTAAATGGTGACTACCACCGCCTCCGCTACGACTATGGGAAATTCTATGCGTCCAAGACATTCTTCGACCCCGCAAGGCAGAGACGGGTCCTTGTAGGATGGGCCAATGAGTCAGACACCGTTCCAGACGACATCGCCAAGGGTTGGTCCGGCATTCAT GCAATCCCAAGGAAGATATGGCTTGACCCCGGTGGCAAGCAGCTCGTGCAGTGGCCCATTGAGGAGGTCGAGCAGCTGAGGCGTAAGTCTGTTAGTGTGACAAACAAGGTCGTGAAGCCTAGGAATCATTTTGAGGTTAAAGGCCTGGAGACTTACCAG GCTGATGTGGAGGTGAGTTTCGAGATACCAAACCTGGAAAGGGCCGAGCCGTTCGATCATGCATTCTCGAACGATGCTCAGAAGCTGTGTAGAATGAAGGGTGCGGATAATAAGGGCGGAGTAGGTCCCTTTGGTTTGTGGGTGCTAGCATCTGCCAACTTGGAGGAGAAGACCGCGGTTTTCTTCAGGATTTTCAGGGATGGTCATGGCAAGCCGGTGGTCCTGATGTGCACTGACCCTACCAA GTCATCTCTTGGTCATGATCTTGACAAGCCAACATATGCTGGGTTTGTCAACGCCGACGTTTCATCATCCGGCGAGATCTCTTTGAGAAGCTTG ATTGATCATTCAGTCGTTGAGAGCTTTGGTGCCGGAGGCAGGACCTGCATCATATCAAGGGTGTACCCATCCATCGCCGTAGGGCAAAACGCTCATCTTTATGTCTTCAACAATGGAGATGTGGATGTCAAGGTGTCGCGCCTCAAGGCCTGGGAAATGGAGAGTTCCAAGATGAATAATACTAGTGCTTAA